A genome region from Mesorhizobium sp. B2-1-8 includes the following:
- a CDS encoding RlmE family RNA methyltransferase, with protein MTKKPEKPGSASIRVLKTRIKKKSGLKESSRRWLQRHINDPYVQRSKADGYRSRAAYKLIEIDDKHHLLKPGMKVIDLGSAPGGWCQVAAARTKSTAEHPHVVGIDYLEMDAVPGAPVLLLDFLDPQAPQKLAEALGGDPDVVLSDMAAPTTGHKRTDHIRTMHLCEVAADFALSVLKPGGHFLAKTFQGGAENELLSMLKKNFRSVHHVKPPASRDESVELYLLAKDFKGREAGQE; from the coding sequence ATGACCAAAAAACCGGAAAAACCAGGGTCCGCCAGCATTCGCGTGCTGAAGACGCGGATCAAGAAGAAAAGCGGCCTGAAGGAATCGTCGCGCCGCTGGCTGCAGCGCCACATCAACGATCCCTATGTCCAGCGCTCCAAGGCCGATGGCTATCGCTCGCGCGCGGCCTACAAGCTGATCGAGATCGACGACAAGCACCACCTCTTGAAGCCCGGCATGAAGGTGATCGATCTGGGTTCTGCCCCCGGCGGCTGGTGCCAGGTCGCGGCCGCGCGCACGAAATCGACGGCCGAACATCCGCATGTCGTCGGCATCGATTATCTGGAAATGGATGCCGTGCCCGGTGCGCCGGTGCTGCTGCTGGACTTTCTCGATCCGCAGGCTCCGCAAAAGCTGGCCGAGGCGCTGGGCGGGGACCCGGATGTCGTGCTGTCCGACATGGCGGCGCCGACCACCGGCCACAAGCGGACCGACCATATCCGCACCATGCATCTGTGCGAGGTGGCGGCCGATTTCGCGCTGTCGGTCCTCAAGCCGGGCGGCCATTTTCTGGCCAAGACCTTCCAGGGTGGCGCCGAGAACGAGCTACTCTCCATGCTCAAGAAGAATTTCCGCTCCGTCCACCACGTCAAGCCGCCGGCCTCGCGTGATGAATCGGTCGAGCTTTATCTCTTGGCGAAAGACTTCAAGGGGCGAGAGGCCGGTCAGGAATAG
- the aspS gene encoding aspartate--tRNA ligase: MHRYRSHTCAQLRKSDVGNSVRLSGWVHRVRDHGGLLFIDLRDHYGLTQIVADPDSPAFKVAETLRGEWVIRVDGEVKARLPETTNANLPTGEIEIFAREIEVLSAAKELPLPVFGEPDYPEDIRLKYRFLDLRRETLHKNIVARTKIIAEMRRRMGEIGFTEFSTPILTASSPEGARDFLVPSRIHPGTFYALPQAPQQYKQLIMVSGFDRYFQIAPCFRDEDPRADRLPGEFYQLDLEMSFVEQDDVLSTMEPVMRGVFETFASGKPVTQKFQRIPYDVAMRKYGSDKPDLRNPIEMQAVSDHFRDSGFKVFANILANDPKAEVWGIPAKTGGSRAFCDRMNSWAQGEGQPGLGYIFWRKEGDKLEGAGPLAKNIGEERTEAIRLQLGLADGDAAFFVAGDPKKFVSFAGAARTRAGEELNLVDRERFELCWIVDFPFFEWNEEEKKIDFAHNPFSMPQGGIDALNGDDLLGIKAFQYDMVCNGFEIASGGIRNHLPETMVKAFETVGLDRATVEERFGGLYRAFQYGAPPHGGMAAGVDRVVMLLVGAKNLREITMFPMNQQAYDLLMNAPSEASPQQLRDLALRVAVAKKD; the protein is encoded by the coding sequence ATGCATCGTTACCGCAGCCACACCTGTGCCCAGTTGCGAAAGAGCGACGTCGGCAATTCCGTTCGTCTGTCGGGCTGGGTGCATCGCGTGCGCGACCATGGCGGCCTGCTCTTCATCGACCTGCGTGATCACTATGGCCTGACCCAGATCGTCGCCGATCCCGATTCGCCTGCCTTCAAGGTCGCCGAAACCTTGCGTGGCGAATGGGTGATCCGCGTCGACGGTGAAGTCAAGGCGCGCTTGCCCGAGACCACCAACGCCAACCTGCCGACCGGCGAGATCGAGATTTTCGCCCGCGAGATCGAGGTGCTGTCCGCCGCCAAGGAATTGCCGCTGCCGGTGTTCGGCGAACCGGACTATCCCGAGGACATCAGGCTGAAGTACCGATTCCTCGACCTGCGCCGCGAGACGTTGCACAAAAACATCGTGGCGCGCACGAAAATCATCGCCGAGATGCGTAGGCGCATGGGCGAGATAGGCTTCACCGAATTCTCGACGCCGATCCTCACTGCCTCGTCGCCGGAAGGCGCGCGCGACTTCCTAGTGCCGTCGCGCATCCATCCCGGCACTTTCTACGCGCTGCCGCAGGCGCCGCAGCAGTACAAGCAGCTGATCATGGTGTCGGGCTTCGACCGCTATTTCCAGATCGCGCCCTGTTTCCGCGACGAGGATCCGCGCGCCGACCGTCTGCCCGGCGAGTTCTACCAGCTCGACCTCGAAATGAGCTTCGTCGAGCAGGACGACGTGCTGTCGACCATGGAACCGGTGATGCGGGGAGTCTTCGAGACCTTCGCCAGCGGCAAACCGGTGACGCAGAAATTCCAGCGCATCCCCTATGATGTCGCCATGCGCAAATACGGCTCCGACAAGCCCGACCTGCGCAACCCGATCGAGATGCAGGCCGTCTCCGACCATTTTCGCGATTCCGGTTTCAAGGTGTTCGCCAACATCCTGGCCAACGACCCGAAGGCGGAGGTTTGGGGCATTCCGGCCAAGACCGGCGGCAGCCGCGCCTTCTGCGACCGCATGAACTCCTGGGCGCAAGGTGAGGGCCAGCCGGGGCTGGGCTACATTTTCTGGCGCAAGGAGGGCGACAAGCTCGAAGGCGCCGGCCCGCTCGCCAAGAATATCGGCGAGGAACGCACCGAAGCGATCCGCCTGCAACTCGGCCTTGCCGACGGCGACGCTGCCTTCTTCGTCGCCGGCGACCCGAAGAAATTCGTTTCTTTCGCGGGCGCTGCGCGCACCCGTGCCGGCGAGGAACTCAATCTTGTCGACCGAGAACGCTTCGAACTGTGCTGGATCGTCGACTTCCCGTTCTTCGAATGGAACGAGGAGGAGAAGAAGATCGACTTCGCCCACAACCCGTTCTCGATGCCGCAGGGTGGCATCGACGCGCTGAACGGCGACGATCTGCTCGGCATCAAGGCGTTCCAGTACGACATGGTCTGCAACGGTTTCGAGATCGCCAGCGGCGGTATCCGCAACCATTTGCCCGAAACCATGGTCAAGGCGTTCGAGACGGTCGGGCTGGACCGCGCCACGGTCGAGGAACGCTTTGGCGGCCTCTACCGCGCCTTCCAGTATGGCGCGCCCCCGCATGGCGGCATGGCCGCCGGTGTCGACCGCGTCGTCATGCTTCTGGTCGGCGCCAAGAACCTGCGCGAGATCACCATGTTCCCGATGAACCAACAGGCCTATGACCTGTTGATGAACGCGCCGTCGGAAGCGAGCCCGCAGCAGCTTCGCGATTTGGCGCTGCGCGTCGCGGTTGCGAAGAAGGACTGA
- a CDS encoding MFS transporter has product MNRTIPLILAVALFMENMDSTVIATSLPAIAIDIHTSPIALKLALTAYLVSLAIFIPISGWMADRFGAKNIFRAAIAVFIAGSVACALSGSLPAFVIARFLQGIGGAMMTPVGRLVLVRATPKSELVAAMSWLTVPALVGPLVGPPIGGFITTYFTWHWIFLINVPIGLIGIWLATRFLPETESMETPPLDFVGFVLSGVAASGIVFGLSVVSLPYLPPATGFITVAVGLLSGALYLMHARRARNPLLALDLFRNQIFRSSVLGGGLFRIGIGAVPFLLPLMLQIGFGLTPFQSGMITFVSAIGAIGMKFVTAPIFRVVGFRRVLIAGSLVAAASIAVNGLFTPETPYALMLAILLVGGFIRSMFFTGVNALSYAEVSAEDTSKATPIAAVFQQLSIALGVAVAGGILEVSTGIHGEPLTLADFHTAFFIVAAISAAASLSFMRLAPDAGNAVSGHGLLTTPKTLQPVRSPGE; this is encoded by the coding sequence TTGAACCGCACCATTCCGCTTATCCTGGCGGTCGCTCTTTTCATGGAAAACATGGATTCGACCGTCATCGCGACATCGCTGCCGGCGATCGCCATCGACATCCATACCAGCCCGATTGCGCTCAAACTGGCGCTGACGGCCTATCTGGTGTCGCTGGCGATCTTCATTCCGATCAGCGGCTGGATGGCTGACCGCTTCGGCGCCAAGAACATCTTTCGCGCCGCGATCGCGGTGTTCATCGCCGGTTCGGTCGCCTGCGCGCTGTCCGGTTCGCTGCCGGCCTTCGTGATTGCGCGTTTCCTGCAAGGCATTGGCGGCGCCATGATGACCCCGGTCGGGCGCCTGGTGCTGGTGCGCGCCACGCCCAAGAGCGAACTGGTCGCCGCCATGTCGTGGCTGACCGTCCCCGCACTGGTCGGCCCGCTGGTCGGTCCGCCAATCGGTGGCTTCATCACCACCTATTTCACCTGGCACTGGATCTTCCTGATCAATGTGCCGATCGGCCTGATCGGCATCTGGCTGGCCACCCGCTTCCTGCCGGAAACCGAATCGATGGAGACGCCGCCGCTCGATTTCGTCGGCTTCGTGCTGAGCGGGGTGGCGGCATCCGGTATCGTCTTCGGCCTGTCGGTGGTCAGCCTGCCTTATCTGCCGCCGGCGACCGGCTTCATCACCGTGGCCGTGGGGCTGCTGTCGGGAGCGCTCTACCTGATGCATGCGCGCCGCGCCAGAAATCCGCTGCTGGCGCTCGACCTGTTCCGCAACCAGATTTTCCGCTCCTCCGTGCTCGGCGGCGGACTGTTCCGGATCGGCATCGGCGCCGTGCCGTTCCTGTTGCCGCTGATGCTCCAGATCGGCTTCGGGCTGACTCCGTTCCAGTCGGGCATGATCACCTTCGTCTCGGCGATCGGCGCCATCGGCATGAAATTCGTCACCGCGCCGATCTTCCGCGTCGTCGGCTTCCGCCGTGTGTTGATCGCCGGCTCGCTGGTCGCTGCCGCATCGATCGCCGTCAACGGCCTCTTCACCCCCGAAACGCCTTACGCGCTGATGCTGGCCATATTGCTGGTCGGCGGCTTCATCCGCTCGATGTTCTTCACCGGTGTCAACGCACTCTCCTATGCCGAGGTTTCGGCCGAGGACACTAGCAAGGCAACGCCGATCGCCGCCGTCTTCCAGCAGTTGTCGATCGCACTCGGCGTGGCGGTTGCCGGCGGCATCCTGGAAGTGTCGACCGGCATCCATGGCGAACCATTGACGCTCGCTGACTTCCACACCGCCTTTTTCATCGTCGCCGCGATTTCGGCCGCCGCGTCGCTGTCGTTCATGCGGCTGGCACCCGACGCCGGCAACGCAGTCTCCGGCCATGGGCTGCTGACGACGCCCAAGACATTGCAACCGGTTAGATCGCCGGGAGAGTGA
- a CDS encoding MFS transporter has translation MSSIRPLIPLLLAAGILLGGNGLQSTLIALRGAQEGFSASDIGLMGTFYFAGFLLGCLAITRIMKAVGHIRAFSALAAIASVGTLLLVLVLDPVMWCAVRFAGGFCFAGLFTIVESWLNSGVTNKDRARVLAIYRMVDTGSVTSAQFLIPVFGAGGFTIFAIMSIMITLSLVPVSLGDRSNPTPPEEVKLDLARVWRISPLGCFGCIAVGVTNSAFRTLSPVYAEQIGMSVADVVTFVSVGIFGGAIIQYPLGYLSDRWDRRRVLLMTTCCAMLSALALVFIAGSNPLLNFIIIFIFGCFAMPLYSLSAAHSNDRADAGEFVLINAALMLLYSFGAIGGPFAASTAMQYFGPSALFVFSAVVYAVFIAVILYRMQARSGVPAGKRSRFTALLRTSTVFARLARRNSDSDSPEGS, from the coding sequence ATGTCTTCCATCCGTCCGCTGATCCCGCTTCTCCTGGCCGCCGGTATCCTGCTCGGCGGCAATGGACTGCAAAGCACCCTGATCGCGTTGCGCGGCGCGCAGGAAGGGTTTTCGGCGTCCGACATCGGCCTCATGGGCACCTTCTATTTCGCCGGCTTCCTGCTCGGCTGCCTGGCCATCACGCGCATCATGAAGGCGGTCGGGCATATCAGGGCGTTTTCGGCGCTGGCGGCTATCGCCTCGGTCGGTACGTTGCTGCTGGTGCTGGTCCTCGATCCGGTCATGTGGTGCGCGGTGCGCTTTGCCGGCGGCTTCTGTTTCGCCGGGCTGTTCACCATCGTCGAAAGCTGGCTGAATTCAGGCGTCACGAACAAGGACCGCGCCCGCGTGCTGGCGATCTACCGGATGGTCGATACCGGATCGGTGACATCGGCCCAGTTCCTGATTCCCGTCTTCGGCGCCGGCGGCTTTACCATCTTCGCCATCATGTCGATCATGATCACGCTGTCGCTGGTGCCGGTCTCGCTCGGCGACCGCTCCAACCCGACGCCGCCCGAGGAGGTCAAGCTCGATCTGGCGCGCGTCTGGCGGATTTCGCCGCTTGGCTGCTTCGGCTGCATCGCCGTCGGCGTCACCAACAGTGCCTTTCGCACCTTGTCGCCGGTCTATGCCGAGCAGATCGGCATGTCGGTCGCCGATGTGGTCACTTTCGTCAGCGTCGGCATCTTCGGCGGCGCCATCATCCAGTATCCGCTCGGTTACCTCTCCGACCGCTGGGATCGGCGACGGGTGCTGTTGATGACGACCTGCTGCGCGATGCTTTCGGCATTGGCGCTGGTGTTCATCGCCGGCAGCAATCCGCTGCTCAACTTCATCATCATCTTCATCTTCGGCTGTTTCGCCATGCCGCTCTATTCGCTGTCGGCGGCACATTCCAATGATCGCGCGGATGCCGGCGAGTTCGTGCTGATCAACGCGGCCCTGATGCTGCTCTATTCCTTCGGCGCCATTGGCGGCCCTTTCGCGGCCTCGACCGCGATGCAATATTTCGGGCCAAGCGCGTTGTTTGTCTTCAGCGCCGTGGTCTACGCGGTCTTCATCGCCGTCATCCTCTACCGCATGCAGGCACGATCCGGCGTGCCGGCCGGCAAGCGCAGCCGCTTCACCGCGCTGTTGCGCACCTCAACCGTTTTCGCGCGGCTGGCGAGGAGAAATAGTGATTCAGACAGTCCGGAAGGGTCTTGA
- a CDS encoding Ppx/GppA phosphatase family protein, which yields MRKRLLRPSPVRAAPEGTTVEDRDTGAGAPEVGASSASPGSSGPGTAGWQQRRPTEPRSVNGQAGDATHNQKGKPKKRRKRRRGRKVFARDDARPGDSRSPGQGKAAVAAVELKPVATATISPVVPVPHPEHGNRRPPVHELPVFAALDLGTNNCRLLVAVPTRHGQFRVIDAFSRIVRLGEGLTANGRLGQPAMDRAVEALKVCGDKLRGRKIRKARLIATEACRTAENGVEFLDRVEREAGLKLEIIDRRTEARLAVSGCGSLVERDTQGVVLFDIGGGSSEIALIDLTGRRSPRLANHIVSWTSLPVGVVSLAERFGGRTVTREIFTAMVDDVAGRLAAFDGRDRLSHLKTSPNFHLLGTSGTVTTLAGVHLDLERYDRRRVDGLWMDRDSVDRMVEKLVGWDFQQRCANPCIGADRADLVLAGCAILEAIRAVWPSERLRVADRGLREGILSELMADDGVWRNDGRTSA from the coding sequence ATGCGAAAGCGCCTGCTGCGTCCGTCACCGGTTCGCGCGGCGCCGGAAGGAACGACAGTGGAAGACCGCGACACCGGCGCAGGCGCGCCGGAGGTGGGCGCGTCCAGCGCTTCCCCGGGGTCATCAGGCCCGGGGACAGCCGGTTGGCAGCAACGCCGCCCGACGGAGCCTCGCTCCGTGAATGGGCAGGCGGGCGACGCGACCCACAACCAGAAGGGCAAGCCCAAGAAACGGCGCAAGCGAAGGCGTGGGCGCAAGGTTTTTGCGCGCGACGATGCGCGCCCCGGGGACAGTCGATCGCCGGGACAAGGCAAGGCCGCTGTCGCGGCGGTGGAACTGAAGCCCGTTGCCACTGCGACGATCTCGCCCGTCGTTCCAGTGCCACACCCAGAACATGGCAACCGCCGGCCGCCGGTACACGAGCTTCCCGTCTTCGCCGCGCTGGACCTCGGCACCAACAATTGCCGGCTGCTGGTCGCCGTTCCCACGCGTCACGGCCAGTTCCGCGTCATCGATGCCTTCTCGCGCATCGTCAGGCTGGGCGAGGGGCTGACCGCCAATGGCCGGCTCGGCCAGCCGGCGATGGACCGCGCGGTCGAGGCGCTGAAGGTCTGCGGTGACAAATTGCGCGGCCGCAAGATCAGGAAGGCAAGGCTGATCGCCACCGAAGCCTGCCGCACGGCTGAAAACGGCGTCGAATTCCTTGACCGTGTCGAACGCGAGGCCGGCCTCAAGCTCGAGATCATCGACCGCCGGACAGAAGCCCGCCTTGCGGTTTCCGGCTGCGGCTCGCTGGTCGAGCGCGACACGCAAGGCGTCGTCCTGTTCGACATCGGCGGCGGCTCTTCCGAAATCGCGCTGATCGACCTCACCGGCCGCCGTTCGCCGCGCCTTGCCAACCACATCGTGTCGTGGACATCGCTGCCGGTCGGCGTCGTGTCATTGGCGGAACGCTTTGGCGGCCGCACCGTGACGCGCGAGATCTTCACCGCCATGGTCGACGACGTCGCCGGCAGGCTGGCCGCTTTCGATGGTCGCGATCGGCTGAGCCATCTCAAGACGAGCCCGAATTTCCATCTGCTGGGCACTTCGGGAACGGTGACGACGCTGGCCGGCGTCCATCTCGATCTCGAACGCTACGACCGCCGCCGGGTTGACGGCCTGTGGATGGACCGCGACAGCGTCGATCGCATGGTGGAGAAACTGGTCGGCTGGGATTTCCAGCAGCGCTGCGCCAACCCCTGTATTGGCGCCGACCGCGCCGATCTCGTGCTGGCCGGCTGTGCTATCCTCGAAGCGATCCGCGCCGTCTGGCCCTCGGAGCGGCTGCGCGTCGCCGACCGCGGCCTGCGCGAGGGCATATTGAGCGAGCTGATGGCCGATGATGGCGTCTGGCGCAACGATGGACGTACTAGCGCATGA
- a CDS encoding type II toxin-antitoxin system Phd/YefM family antitoxin, whose protein sequence is MDESVSAADANRKFSLILRGVREGQSFVVTSHGRPVARIVPADNRGQVASRSRNTLLSRLERQPVVDAGQWTRDELYER, encoded by the coding sequence ATGGACGAATCCGTTTCAGCCGCCGACGCCAATCGAAAATTTTCGCTCATTCTTCGTGGTGTGCGGGAAGGGCAGAGCTTTGTCGTGACCAGTCATGGACGGCCGGTTGCGCGGATCGTGCCCGCGGACAATCGCGGTCAGGTGGCCTCGCGTTCGCGCAACACATTGCTGTCGCGGCTTGAACGGCAGCCTGTCGTCGATGCCGGGCAATGGACGCGCGACGAGCTTTACGAGCGGTGA
- a CDS encoding PIN domain-containing protein — protein MKVALDTNILAYAEGVNNADKRDAVLELLRNVPQEAVVIPVQVLGELFNVLVRKAGRSSQEARDALLGWRDAFPVTATSPEVMMMAVDLAADHHFSIWDAVILSAASQSGCRLLLSEDLQHGFTWVGVTVVNPFASSRHELLDALLGAD, from the coding sequence GTGAAGGTCGCCCTCGACACCAATATCCTTGCTTACGCTGAAGGCGTGAACAACGCCGACAAGCGTGACGCTGTCCTGGAATTGCTGCGCAACGTTCCGCAAGAGGCAGTTGTCATTCCGGTTCAGGTGCTTGGCGAACTCTTCAATGTGCTTGTTCGCAAGGCTGGACGATCTTCGCAGGAAGCTCGGGATGCACTTCTGGGCTGGCGCGACGCCTTTCCGGTCACAGCAACGTCGCCCGAGGTCATGATGATGGCGGTCGATCTCGCCGCGGACCATCATTTCAGTATCTGGGATGCAGTCATCCTATCAGCTGCCTCGCAATCGGGTTGCCGGCTGCTCCTGTCGGAAGATCTGCAACATGGCTTCACCTGGGTCGGCGTGACCGTTGTCAATCCTTTCGCATCGTCGCGTCATGAATTGCTCGATGCTCTTCTGGGCGCGGACTAG
- the rnd gene encoding ribonuclease D: MHVITTQKELETVLAAFEKSDFVTVDTEFIRETTFWPILCLIQMAAPGVTALIDPLSPEIDLAPFFRLMANEAVVKVFHAARQDIEIIVHLGDLVPHPVFDTQVAAMVCGFGDSVSYDQLVQRITGARLDKSSRFTDWRHRPLSDKQLDYALADVTHLIEVYQHLNAELARENRAHWLNEEMDVLTSRETYDPHPEDAWKRLKMRLRKPQELAIVQGVAAWREREARERDVPRGRVLKDDAIYEIAQQGPRDAAALAKLRTTPKGWERSSTATALLGAVNTALALPKEQMPKLPKSFQPPEGSNAAAELLKVLLRIVAERQGVASKVLASSDDIDRIAAEGEDADVPALQGWRRAVFGEQALKLVRGEIGIKFDKRKIAVFDL, translated from the coding sequence ATGCACGTCATCACCACCCAGAAAGAACTCGAGACCGTTCTCGCCGCTTTCGAAAAGTCGGATTTCGTCACCGTCGACACCGAATTCATCCGCGAAACGACCTTCTGGCCAATCCTGTGCCTGATCCAGATGGCCGCGCCCGGCGTGACGGCGCTGATCGATCCGCTGTCACCTGAAATCGATCTGGCTCCCTTCTTCAGGCTGATGGCCAACGAGGCGGTGGTCAAAGTCTTCCACGCCGCCCGGCAAGACATCGAAATCATCGTCCATCTCGGCGATCTCGTTCCGCACCCGGTGTTCGACACACAGGTGGCGGCGATGGTCTGCGGCTTCGGCGACAGCGTTTCCTACGATCAGCTCGTGCAGCGCATCACCGGGGCGCGGCTCGACAAGTCCTCGCGCTTCACCGACTGGCGCCATCGGCCGCTGTCCGACAAGCAGCTCGATTACGCGCTGGCCGACGTTACCCATCTGATCGAGGTCTATCAGCACCTCAACGCCGAGCTGGCGCGGGAAAACCGTGCCCACTGGCTGAATGAGGAGATGGATGTCCTGACCTCGCGCGAGACCTACGATCCGCACCCCGAGGATGCCTGGAAGCGGCTGAAGATGCGACTTCGCAAACCGCAGGAGCTGGCGATCGTGCAGGGCGTGGCGGCATGGCGCGAACGCGAGGCGCGCGAGCGCGACGTGCCGCGCGGCCGCGTGCTCAAGGACGACGCGATCTACGAGATCGCGCAGCAGGGTCCGCGCGATGCGGCGGCCCTTGCCAAGCTGCGCACGACGCCCAAGGGCTGGGAACGCTCCTCGACGGCGACGGCACTGCTCGGCGCGGTCAACACCGCGCTCGCCCTGCCCAAGGAGCAGATGCCGAAACTGCCGAAAAGCTTCCAGCCGCCCGAGGGCTCGAACGCGGCCGCGGAACTCTTGAAAGTGTTGCTCAGGATCGTCGCCGAGAGACAGGGTGTCGCCTCGAAGGTGCTCGCCTCCAGCGACGACATCGACCGCATCGCGGCCGAGGGCGAGGATGCCGATGTGCCGGCGCTGCAAGGCTGGCGGCGCGCCGTCTTCGGCGAACAGGCGCTGAAGCTTGTGCGCGGCGAGATCGGCATCAAGTTCGACAAGCGAAAAATAGCGGTGTTCGACCTGTAA
- a CDS encoding MAPEG family protein, with product MNQTAIFWPVLAQVLLVYIIYVVMGRGRYFAVKSGEAKVGQYKVRSTEPASTVTVANSLINQFELPVLFYVLCLSLHMTNGVNYITLALMWIFVASRYFHAWFHLTSNNLLLRNRSFVLGAVVLALGWIWLALHLLAIV from the coding sequence ATGAACCAGACCGCGATCTTCTGGCCGGTGCTAGCGCAAGTGCTGCTGGTCTACATCATCTATGTCGTCATGGGCCGGGGCCGCTATTTTGCCGTCAAGTCGGGTGAAGCCAAGGTCGGCCAGTACAAGGTTCGTTCGACCGAGCCGGCCTCCACTGTCACCGTCGCGAACAGTTTGATCAACCAGTTCGAACTGCCGGTGCTTTTCTACGTGCTGTGCCTGTCACTGCACATGACCAACGGCGTCAATTACATCACGCTCGCACTGATGTGGATTTTTGTCGCGTCGCGCTATTTTCACGCCTGGTTTCACCTGACCAGCAACAACCTACTGCTGCGCAACCGCTCCTTCGTTCTGGGCGCGGTGGTGCTGGCCCTGGGCTGGATCTGGTTGGCCCTGCACTTGCTCGCAATCGTCTGA
- the guaB gene encoding IMP dehydrogenase encodes MARIIETSTGALALTFDDVLLQPGHSEVMPGQTDIRTRIAGDIDLNVPILSAAMDTVTEARLAIAMAQAGGIGVIHRNFSPAEQAEQVRQVKKFESGMVVNPVTIGPDATLADALSLMRTYSISGIPVVENGGAGGHKTGRLVGILTNRDVRFASDPAQKVYELMTRENLITVKENVDQDEAKRLLHQHRIEKLVVVDKTGNCVGLITVKDIEKSQLNPHATKDAQGRLRAAAATSVGDDGFERAERLIEAGVDLLVIDTAHGHSQRVLDAVTRAKKLSNSVRILAGNVATADGTRALIDAGADAVKVGIGPGSICTTRIVAGVGVPQLSAIMSAVETAHKSGASVIADGGIKYSGDLAKALAAGASAAMIGSLLAGTDESPGEVYLHQGRSFKAYRGMGSVGAMARGSADRYFQAEVRDTLKLVPEGIEGQVPYKGPVSGVLHQLAGGLKAAMGYVGGRDLADFRDRATFVRISNAGLRESHAHDVTITRESPNYPGGA; translated from the coding sequence ATGGCAAGAATCATCGAAACCTCCACCGGCGCACTGGCGCTGACCTTTGACGACGTGCTCTTGCAGCCCGGTCATTCCGAGGTGATGCCCGGCCAGACCGACATCCGCACCCGCATCGCCGGCGACATCGACCTCAACGTGCCGATCCTGTCGGCGGCGATGGACACTGTTACCGAGGCAAGGCTTGCCATCGCCATGGCGCAGGCCGGCGGCATCGGCGTCATCCATCGCAATTTCTCGCCCGCCGAACAGGCCGAGCAGGTGCGGCAGGTCAAGAAATTCGAATCCGGCATGGTGGTCAACCCGGTCACCATCGGTCCCGACGCCACGCTCGCCGACGCCTTGTCGCTGATGCGCACCTACTCGATCTCGGGCATTCCGGTGGTCGAGAATGGCGGCGCCGGCGGCCACAAGACCGGCCGGCTGGTCGGCATCCTGACCAATCGCGATGTACGCTTCGCTTCCGATCCGGCGCAAAAGGTCTACGAATTGATGACCCGTGAGAACCTGATCACGGTCAAGGAGAATGTCGACCAGGACGAGGCCAAGCGGCTTCTGCACCAGCACCGCATCGAGAAGCTGGTGGTGGTCGACAAAACGGGCAATTGCGTCGGGCTGATCACCGTCAAGGACATCGAGAAGTCGCAGCTCAACCCGCACGCCACCAAGGATGCGCAGGGCCGCCTGCGCGCCGCGGCCGCCACCAGCGTCGGCGATGACGGCTTCGAGCGCGCCGAGCGTCTTATCGAGGCCGGTGTCGACCTTTTGGTGATCGACACCGCGCATGGCCACTCGCAGCGCGTCCTGGACGCGGTGACGCGGGCGAAGAAGCTCTCCAACTCCGTGCGCATCCTGGCCGGCAACGTCGCCACCGCGGACGGCACGCGGGCGCTGATCGACGCCGGCGCCGACGCCGTCAAGGTCGGCATCGGTCCGGGCTCCATCTGCACCACCCGCATCGTGGCCGGGGTCGGCGTTCCCCAGCTTTCGGCCATCATGTCGGCGGTCGAAACGGCGCATAAATCGGGCGCGTCGGTGATCGCCGACGGCGGCATCAAATATTCCGGCGATCTCGCCAAGGCACTCGCCGCGGGCGCCAGTGCCGCCATGATCGGCTCGCTGCTGGCCGGCACCGACGAAAGCCCGGGCGAGGTCTATCTGCACCAGGGCCGCTCCTTCAAGGCCTATCGCGGCATGGGCTCGGTCGGCGCGATGGCGCGGGGCTCCGCCGATCGCTACTTCCAGGCCGAGGTGCGCGACACGCTCAAACTGGTGCCGGAAGGCATTGAAGGGCAGGTCCCCTACAAAGGACCTGTGTCTGGCGTGCTGCACCAGCTTGCAGGCGGGCTGAAAGCAGCTATGGGTTATGTTGGTGGCCGCGACCTTGCCGATTTCCGCGACCGCGCCACTTTTGTGCGCATATCCAACGCCGGACTTCGTGAAAGCCACGCCCATGACGTCACGATCACCCGCGAAAGCCCCAACTATCCCGGCGGAGCCTGA